The Candidatus Atribacteria bacterium genome includes a window with the following:
- a CDS encoding TrpB-like pyridoxal phosphate-dependent enzyme — MKRVKFVLDEKEMPTVWYNVLADLPEPLPTPLHPATGKALKPDDLTPLFPMALIEQEMSTERYIEIPEEVQEIYRIWRPTTLFRARRLEKALDTPAKIYYKYEGTSPPGSHKPNTAVAQAYYNKKEGILRITTETGAGQWGSALSFAGACFGLEIKVYMVRISYMQKPYRRVMMQTWGANCIPSPSPDTQAGRNMLAKDPDCPGSLGLAISEAVEEAVGRDDTHYSLGSVLNHVLLHQTIIGLETKKVLEQIDEYPDIIIGCVGGGSNFAGLFLPFIKDKIEGLKPNLRIINVEPTSCPTLTRGPYGYDYGDVAGLTPLLKMYTLGHGFIPPPVHAGGLRYHGMAPIICHLLKLGLVEARAEHQLGTFKAGVTFARNEGIISAPETNHAIKATIDEALKCKESGESKTILLAHSGHGHVDMAAYEAYFAGKLKDYAYPQEKIEEALKELPKV, encoded by the coding sequence ATGAAAAGAGTTAAATTTGTTCTTGATGAAAAAGAAATGCCTACTGTCTGGTATAATGTTTTAGCTGATTTACCAGAACCACTTCCAACTCCTTTGCACCCGGCAACCGGGAAAGCACTTAAACCAGATGACCTTACTCCTCTGTTTCCCATGGCTTTGATAGAGCAGGAAATGAGTACCGAGAGGTATATTGAAATTCCCGAAGAAGTTCAAGAGATTTATCGAATATGGAGACCGACTACTCTATTCCGCGCTCGGAGATTAGAGAAAGCATTGGATACTCCCGCTAAGATTTACTATAAATATGAAGGAACCAGTCCCCCGGGAAGCCATAAACCTAATACAGCAGTAGCCCAGGCTTATTATAATAAAAAAGAAGGAATTCTTCGGATCACTACCGAAACGGGAGCGGGACAATGGGGTAGCGCCTTATCTTTTGCCGGTGCCTGTTTTGGTCTGGAGATTAAAGTATATATGGTCAGAATCAGTTATATGCAAAAACCATATCGACGGGTGATGATGCAGACCTGGGGAGCAAACTGTATTCCCAGTCCCTCTCCTGATACCCAAGCTGGAAGGAATATGTTGGCTAAAGATCCTGATTGTCCGGGGAGTCTTGGTCTGGCTATTAGTGAGGCAGTAGAAGAAGCGGTAGGTCGTGATGATACTCATTATTCACTGGGAAGTGTATTAAATCATGTACTATTACACCAGACCATTATCGGTTTAGAAACAAAGAAGGTTTTGGAGCAGATCGATGAATATCCTGATATTATTATTGGTTGTGTTGGAGGAGGGTCAAATTTTGCCGGTCTTTTCTTGCCATTTATAAAAGATAAAATTGAAGGATTAAAACCCAATTTGAGAATAATAAATGTTGAACCGACCAGCTGTCCGACTTTAACCAGAGGTCCCTATGGCTATGATTATGGTGATGTAGCCGGACTTACTCCTTTATTAAAAATGTATACTCTGGGACATGGTTTTATTCCTCCACCGGTTCACGCTGGTGGCTTAAGGTATCACGGAATGGCTCCGATTATCTGTCATTTACTAAAATTAGGATTGGTGGAAGCACGGGCAGAACATCAATTAGGTACCTTTAAAGCAGGAGTGACCTTTGCCAGGAATGAAGGGATTATTAGCGCACCGGAGACAAATCATGCAATAAAGGCTACTATCGATGAAGCATTAAAATGTAAAGAATCCGGAGAGTCAAAAACAATACTACTGGCTCATAGCGGACATGGACATGTGGATATGGCTGCTTATGAAGCTTACTTTGCGGGAAAATTAAAAGATTATGCCTATCCCCAGGAAAAAATTGAAGAGGCCTTAAAAGAACTGCCAAAAGTGTAG
- a CDS encoding extracellular solute-binding protein — protein MKKYILVWFLIGILLVIGVFTTLAEGTPVIISWWHIQTETAHKAVWQDLADQYMAKNPNVKIEITVMENENFKAKLTTVMQSGEVPDIFQSWGGGTMNDQAEAGLLKDITAYLDKDGWRETFSEGALGVYAYKGKNYGVPRDMGMVGFWYNKDLFAQADIDNPPATWSELLDDIKKLKDSGITPIAVGEGDKWPGAFYWEYLAVRIGGEDAFVVAASREGSFTDSAFVEAGEKLLELVAANPFQLGFLGATWADEATLMGNGEAAMDLMGQWAPGSFRENSIDSQGLGDKTGWFKFPMVEGGAGHPNDALGGGNGFVVGKNAPEEAVDFLKFISSVESQITQAEVGLSVPVVKGAEVGLTDPTLKLVQRGAADAGYFQLYYDQYLPPATGSVVNDAVQGIFAGTLTPEKAAQMIEESAVREIK, from the coding sequence ATGAAAAAATATATTTTAGTATGGTTTCTGATTGGCATATTATTGGTAATTGGAGTATTCACAACCCTGGCGGAAGGAACCCCGGTGATTATCAGCTGGTGGCATATCCAGACCGAAACAGCGCATAAAGCGGTATGGCAGGATTTGGCTGACCAGTATATGGCTAAAAATCCAAATGTTAAAATTGAGATTACAGTAATGGAAAACGAAAATTTTAAAGCCAAACTGACCACAGTTATGCAGTCCGGAGAAGTACCGGATATTTTCCAGAGCTGGGGTGGCGGTACAATGAATGATCAAGCGGAAGCTGGTTTACTCAAAGACATTACAGCTTATCTGGATAAAGATGGTTGGCGTGAAACATTCTCAGAAGGTGCACTGGGTGTTTATGCCTATAAAGGTAAGAATTATGGTGTACCGCGTGACATGGGTATGGTTGGATTCTGGTATAACAAGGATCTGTTTGCTCAGGCCGATATTGATAACCCTCCCGCGACCTGGAGTGAATTACTTGATGATATAAAGAAACTAAAAGATTCCGGTATTACTCCAATTGCAGTGGGTGAGGGAGATAAATGGCCAGGTGCCTTCTATTGGGAATATCTTGCAGTACGTATAGGAGGCGAAGATGCTTTTGTTGTGGCCGCTTCAAGGGAAGGTTCCTTTACTGATTCAGCATTTGTAGAGGCAGGAGAAAAACTCTTAGAACTGGTTGCTGCTAACCCTTTTCAGCTTGGTTTCCTTGGTGCAACCTGGGCGGATGAAGCCACCCTTATGGGTAATGGTGAAGCTGCTATGGACCTGATGGGGCAATGGGCTCCCGGATCATTCAGAGAAAACAGTATTGATAGTCAAGGACTTGGTGATAAAACAGGATGGTTTAAATTCCCCATGGTTGAAGGCGGTGCCGGACATCCCAATGACGCATTAGGCGGAGGAAATGGTTTTGTGGTTGGGAAAAATGCTCCTGAAGAAGCTGTAGATTTTTTAAAATTCATAAGCAGTGTAGAATCACAAATCACTCAGGCTGAGGTAGGCTTATCTGTTCCTGTGGTAAAAGGTGCTGAAGTAGGCCTGACTGATCCAACCCTCAAGCTTGTTCAACGGGGCGCAGCAGATGCTGGATATTTCCAATTGTACTATGATCAGTATCTCCCCCCGGCAACAGGTTCTGTAGTAAATGATGCCGTTCAAGGAATTTTTGCAGGGACATTAACACCGGAGAAAGCTGCTCAAATGATTGAAGAATCAGCTGTTCGAGAGATAAAATGA
- a CDS encoding glycoside hydrolase family 43 protein, translating to MIKNPILRGFNPDPSILRVKDDFYIAVSTFEWFPGVVIYHSKDLGNWRILSRPLDRVELLDMAGNPSSCGVWAPCLSYDKEAGLFYLIYTNVRHWVSSIGKNSNNGFKDTHNYLTVATDIKGPWLNSIYLNSSGFDPSLFHDDDGRKWLLNMQWDYRIGKNHFSGILLQEYDPDSEKLVGPVKNIFRGTDIQLTEGPHLYKRNGWYYLMTAEGGTSYGHAVTLARSRNIEGPYEVHPQNPIMTSVRDRNNFNQAMKTGGMISTTLHEGLQKAGHGSICPWTEDEWILVHLCARPIPGTYYCPLGRETSLQKLIWKEDDWPYAMNGFPEDRVFFAGKECNAEDVSEMGSQIKKYDDFKERELAPEYHSLRIPTDEFISLKARPGWLRIYGQESISSTFRQSLIARRVQNFRFYAETCLEFSPDNFQQMAGLILRYNEKNQYYLRLSRDEQSGSNTLGMIIFQKGRMKMPVSPEVIVIANRIYLSVEMADRIIRFHYSIDRENWQTIGHKLDSKFLSDEMADPLGFTGMFVGVACQDLSGKRKHADFDYFIYKENRLNPDS from the coding sequence ATGATTAAAAATCCTATATTAAGAGGTTTTAATCCTGACCCGAGTATTCTTCGAGTAAAAGATGATTTTTATATTGCAGTTTCAACTTTTGAATGGTTTCCGGGGGTGGTTATTTATCATTCAAAGGATCTTGGTAACTGGAGAATATTATCCAGACCCCTAGATAGAGTGGAACTTTTGGATATGGCAGGAAATCCATCCTCATGTGGTGTTTGGGCGCCCTGTCTCAGTTATGATAAAGAAGCTGGCCTTTTTTATCTAATTTATACGAATGTTCGACATTGGGTTAGCTCGATTGGTAAAAACAGTAACAATGGCTTTAAGGATACCCACAATTACCTTACAGTAGCAACTGATATAAAAGGCCCTTGGCTAAATTCAATATATCTGAATAGCAGTGGGTTTGACCCTTCCCTTTTTCATGACGATGATGGACGTAAGTGGCTGCTAAATATGCAATGGGATTATCGTATTGGAAAAAACCATTTTTCCGGAATTCTCCTTCAAGAATACGATCCGGATTCAGAAAAGCTTGTCGGTCCAGTTAAGAACATCTTTCGTGGTACTGATATCCAGCTTACTGAGGGGCCTCATCTCTACAAGCGCAACGGTTGGTACTATCTGATGACTGCAGAGGGTGGAACATCTTACGGTCATGCTGTGACCCTTGCTCGCAGCCGTAACATAGAGGGTCCCTATGAGGTCCATCCACAGAACCCGATAATGACCAGCGTTAGAGATAGAAATAATTTTAACCAAGCTATGAAAACTGGTGGTATGATATCAACCACTCTTCATGAGGGGCTGCAAAAAGCAGGTCATGGAAGTATATGTCCCTGGACAGAGGATGAGTGGATTTTAGTTCATCTTTGTGCCCGCCCCATTCCTGGAACATATTACTGTCCTCTTGGAAGAGAAACCTCTTTGCAGAAACTGATATGGAAAGAGGATGACTGGCCTTATGCAATGAATGGTTTTCCAGAAGATAGAGTATTTTTTGCGGGAAAGGAATGTAATGCTGAGGATGTGTCGGAGATGGGGTCCCAGATTAAAAAATATGATGATTTTAAAGAGAGGGAACTTGCCCCGGAATACCATTCTCTTAGAATTCCCACGGATGAGTTTATTTCTCTCAAGGCCAGACCAGGCTGGCTAAGGATTTATGGACAGGAATCCATTAGCTCGACTTTTAGACAAAGTTTAATTGCACGGAGAGTGCAGAACTTCCGATTCTACGCAGAAACATGCCTTGAATTCAGTCCAGATAACTTTCAACAAATGGCCGGACTTATACTTAGATACAACGAAAAGAACCAGTATTATCTCCGTCTGAGCAGGGATGAACAGTCGGGCAGCAATACCTTAGGAATGATCATCTTTCAAAAAGGAAGAATGAAAATGCCGGTTTCTCCGGAGGTCATAGTAATAGCTAATAGGATTTATCTTTCTGTTGAAATGGCTGATAGGATTATCCGGTTTCATTATTCAATTGATCGAGAAAATTGGCAGACAATAGGACACAAACTTGATAGTAAATTCCTATCGGATGAAATGGCTGATCCCTTGGGATTTACAGGTATGTTTGTTGGTGTAGCATGTCAGGACCTATCAGGAAAGAGAAAACATGCAGATTTTGATTATTTTATATATAAAGAAAACAGATTGAACCCTGACTCCTAA
- a CDS encoding sugar ABC transporter permease, translated as MNKKLFSKDAQILQQKTNSTWLLQENMTIVLFLLPTFIFLSIFLVYPIFRSAYFSLFNWNGMGPAVDYIGLENFKRLFADQIFLKAVRNGILIVIFSLLIQLPLAMGLALIVGRKIPGRTFFRAIFFMPYVLSEVITAIMWLILYNPNPNRGFLNAIINIIPFLEPQAWLADTRLVLPAIFIVLTWKYIGFHMLLYMTGLQNIPREIEEAALIDGVNNRQMVTYITIPLLAGTIKTSVYLSIIGSLQVYALVWIMTRGGPVNASEVMSTYMYRYSFVRFELGYGSAVAIVMLIISLTFSIIYFRLTRKAESLA; from the coding sequence ATGAATAAGAAATTATTTAGCAAGGATGCCCAAATATTACAGCAAAAGACCAATTCTACTTGGCTACTACAGGAAAATATGACCATTGTGTTGTTTTTATTGCCCACTTTTATATTCTTATCTATATTTCTGGTTTATCCTATATTTCGTTCAGCTTACTTTAGTTTATTCAATTGGAATGGTATGGGTCCTGCAGTTGATTATATTGGGTTGGAGAACTTCAAACGTTTATTTGCAGATCAAATTTTTCTAAAAGCGGTCAGAAATGGCATTTTGATTGTTATTTTTTCTTTGCTTATTCAACTTCCCCTGGCTATGGGACTGGCTCTTATTGTAGGACGAAAAATACCAGGTCGTACCTTTTTCCGTGCAATTTTTTTCATGCCCTATGTTTTATCTGAAGTTATTACCGCAATTATGTGGTTAATTCTCTATAATCCCAATCCAAATCGGGGATTTCTTAATGCAATTATTAATATCATCCCATTTTTAGAACCTCAAGCCTGGCTGGCAGATACCAGGCTGGTCTTACCGGCTATCTTTATTGTGTTAACCTGGAAGTACATTGGATTTCATATGCTTTTATATATGACAGGCTTACAAAATATACCAAGAGAAATTGAGGAAGCTGCTTTAATTGATGGTGTCAATAATCGCCAGATGGTAACCTATATTACTATACCATTATTAGCCGGTACTATAAAAACTTCAGTCTATCTTTCAATTATTGGTTCTTTGCAGGTATATGCCCTGGTATGGATTATGACCAGAGGTGGTCCGGTTAATGCAAGCGAGGTCATGTCAACCTATATGTATCGTTATAGTTTTGTTCGTTTTGAACTTGGCTACGGTTCCGCGGTGGCAATCGTGATGTTGATTATTTCGCTGACTTTTTCCATTATTTATTTTCGTCTTACCAGAAAAGCAGAATCTTTGGCTTAA
- a CDS encoding carbohydrate ABC transporter permease — protein sequence MSVNNLKKIKRFKKHSPVIFKYIILIVAAIFILFPIVMIVFGALKTRGEFMTIPYIPPIPPRWGNIKTVLNMPIFWYMLRNSVLVMITTTAGVVIVASLSAFVFSRIKFHGQNILFNFFTLGLMFPITVAILPIYLVVRQMGLTNNLIGVILVQTAFQLSISIVILRNFFMAIPSELQDAASIDGCSMLGFFWCVLLPLARPSLAAVAALTMVTSWNDLLVPLVLIDKEKLWTLPLGTMQFQGQYGMDLSLVAAFLLISAIPAIIFYLLAERQLVSGLTAGALKG from the coding sequence ATGTCGGTTAATAATTTGAAAAAAATAAAAAGATTTAAAAAACATTCACCGGTAATTTTTAAATATATTATTCTTATTGTTGCCGCAATATTTATATTGTTTCCGATAGTAATGATTGTTTTCGGAGCATTAAAAACTCGTGGCGAATTTATGACCATACCTTATATTCCACCCATTCCACCCAGGTGGGGTAATATAAAAACAGTTCTAAATATGCCCATTTTCTGGTATATGCTACGTAATAGCGTGCTGGTAATGATTACCACCACGGCAGGGGTTGTCATTGTTGCCAGCCTATCAGCTTTTGTATTTTCCCGGATAAAATTCCATGGGCAGAATATATTATTTAATTTTTTTACCCTGGGTCTAATGTTTCCTATTACCGTAGCTATTTTACCAATATACCTTGTGGTACGCCAGATGGGTTTAACCAATAATCTCATAGGAGTAATCCTGGTACAAACAGCATTCCAGCTATCTATTTCTATCGTAATACTTCGCAATTTTTTCATGGCTATTCCTTCCGAGCTTCAGGATGCTGCCAGTATAGATGGATGTAGTATGTTAGGATTTTTCTGGTGCGTATTACTGCCTCTTGCCCGCCCATCTCTGGCTGCTGTCGCAGCATTAACCATGGTGACCAGCTGGAATGATCTGCTAGTGCCCCTTGTGTTAATAGATAAAGAAAAATTATGGACTCTTCCGCTGGGTACCATGCAATTCCAGGGTCAATATGGAATGGATTTATCACTGGTCGCAGCATTTCTATTAATATCTGCTATTCCTGCAATTATCTTTTATCTATTAGCTGAGCGCCAGCTGGTTTCAGGTCTGACTGCAGGTGCATTGAAAGGTTAA